The following are encoded in a window of Blastopirellula marina genomic DNA:
- a CDS encoding FliA/WhiG family RNA polymerase sigma factor: MATTTATREDVSHLWEAYKVDPSRKELRNQLVERYLPLVKYNGERIWARLPEGVELDDLISAGVFGLMDAIDAFDMSRGVKFETYCVPRIRGAMLDELRTMDWVPRLVRSKASKLNEATKQLEAKFGRAPTHQELAEHMQMPLKELEKMVSDANAVGLISLNKKWYETDSYKDVREIDILEDKKGEDPTRRIQKNDLMRLVTKGLNRNERLIIILYYYEELTMKEIGATLDLSESRVSQMHSSIVSRLQSQLGRRKPEFGTV, encoded by the coding sequence ATGGCAACGACGACCGCGACCAGGGAAGACGTGTCTCACTTGTGGGAAGCCTACAAAGTGGACCCGTCGCGGAAAGAATTACGAAACCAACTTGTTGAACGCTACTTGCCGCTGGTGAAATACAACGGCGAGCGGATCTGGGCTCGACTCCCTGAAGGGGTTGAACTCGACGATCTGATTTCGGCAGGCGTCTTTGGCTTGATGGACGCAATCGACGCGTTCGATATGAGCCGAGGCGTGAAGTTCGAAACGTATTGTGTCCCGCGTATTCGCGGTGCAATGCTGGACGAACTGCGAACCATGGACTGGGTACCCCGTCTGGTTCGCTCGAAAGCGAGCAAGTTGAACGAAGCAACCAAGCAATTGGAAGCCAAGTTTGGACGGGCACCTACTCACCAAGAGCTGGCAGAGCACATGCAAATGCCACTCAAGGAACTCGAGAAGATGGTCTCCGACGCAAACGCCGTCGGGCTCATCAGCCTCAACAAAAAGTGGTATGAAACGGACAGCTACAAAGACGTCCGTGAAATCGATATTCTCGAAGACAAGAAGGGGGAAGACCCCACGCGTCGCATTCAAAAGAATGACCTGATGCGTCTGGTGACCAAGGGGCTCAATCGCAACGAGCGTCTGATCATCATTCTGTACTACTACGAAGAGCTGACCATGAAAGAAATCGGTGCCACGCTCGACCTGAGCGAAAGCCGCGTCAGCCAGATGCACAGCAGCATCGTCTCGCGACTCCAAAGCCAACTCGGACGGCGTAAGCCAGAGTTCGGAACGGTTTAG
- a CDS encoding succinylglutamate desuccinylase/aspartoacylase family protein yields MDARHTNQPSPQPSRSFVIGGQYVGPGNRLRLEIPVARLPTGTYITLPIEVLHGPVEGPTAWVSAAVHGDELNGVEIARMLLEKLTPSKLIGTLIVVPMVNGFGVINQSRYLPDRRDLNRSFPGSKTGSLASRLAKLMMTEVVSRCQYGIDLHTGSNLRTNLPQIRGDMDDEETYECALAFGPPAIVHSDLRDGSLRAAANAKGIKVLLYEAGEPNRFNHDSIRVGVNGVMRVLSFLNMLKTPVKLPKRAPKMIRESTWVRAKRSGIVRLLVELGDEVHDGQQIGIIADVFGTEPKYLKAPYDGLVIGLSNNPIAHQGDGLVHVGRLGS; encoded by the coding sequence ATGGACGCGCGACACACCAACCAGCCCAGCCCACAACCCAGCCGTTCGTTTGTCATTGGTGGACAGTACGTAGGCCCTGGCAATCGGCTGCGTCTGGAAATCCCTGTCGCTCGTCTTCCTACCGGCACGTACATCACTCTGCCAATTGAAGTGTTGCATGGCCCGGTTGAAGGTCCCACCGCTTGGGTTTCTGCCGCCGTGCATGGCGACGAACTGAACGGGGTCGAGATTGCTCGCATGCTTCTTGAGAAGCTGACGCCAAGCAAGTTGATCGGAACGTTGATTGTCGTGCCGATGGTGAACGGCTTTGGCGTGATCAACCAGAGCCGTTACCTGCCTGACCGACGCGACTTGAACCGTTCTTTCCCAGGCTCGAAGACGGGATCGCTCGCCTCGCGACTGGCCAAGCTGATGATGACCGAAGTGGTTTCGCGTTGTCAGTACGGCATCGATTTGCACACCGGTTCCAATTTGCGAACCAATCTTCCGCAGATCCGCGGCGATATGGATGACGAAGAAACGTACGAATGTGCGTTGGCCTTCGGACCGCCTGCGATTGTGCATTCCGACCTGCGCGACGGCTCGCTGCGCGCGGCGGCCAATGCGAAGGGGATCAAGGTTCTGCTTTACGAAGCAGGCGAACCCAATCGCTTCAACCACGACTCGATTCGAGTTGGCGTGAACGGCGTGATGCGTGTTCTTTCATTTCTGAACATGCTCAAGACACCGGTCAAGCTTCCCAAGCGTGCCCCCAAGATGATCCGCGAATCGACTTGGGTACGCGCCAAACGAAGCGGGATCGTACGCCTGCTGGTCGAACTCGGGGACGAAGTTCACGACGGACAACAAATTGGCATCATCGCCGATGTGTTTGGAACGGAACCGAAGTATTTGAAGGCCCCGTACGACGGCCTGGTCATTGGGCTCTCGAACAATCCGATCGCGCACCAGGGGGATGGCTTGGTGCATGTTGGAAGGCTTGGCTCTTAA
- a CDS encoding diguanylate cyclase domain-containing protein gives MAELLTFVLGDVFGVVTLFVGIVIGFWLGRLWAKYVQPPQPAESEDESAAYRDQLAGMIQFTNHFTGDLSKHIELLENLEQKLIQPEGGQAVADDGPSAKAVELIAQITAANQKLKQRLESAEATLKTQSQELEDTLSEARTDPLTQLLNRRAFDEERERRWALWQRKQQPFSLMILDIDHFKRVNDTYGHDAGDMVLREVAARLNSVMRKTDYLARIGGEELAILVPESDWASVSTVAKKVLNVVRSLPVQYGETSIDITISCGLMPVIHVEALDTLTKGADEALYAAKAAGRNCGFLNNGETLIPIEGQSSLSSQDEQSSASNPSRTSEDESEPTARIQISELDSAANELKNRLFQISQSIMP, from the coding sequence ATGGCAGAGCTATTGACGTTTGTTCTGGGTGACGTTTTCGGCGTGGTGACTCTCTTCGTGGGGATCGTCATTGGTTTCTGGCTTGGAAGACTGTGGGCCAAGTACGTTCAACCACCGCAACCTGCCGAGTCCGAAGATGAGTCGGCCGCGTATCGCGATCAGTTGGCTGGCATGATTCAGTTCACCAACCACTTCACCGGCGACCTGAGTAAGCATATCGAATTGCTCGAGAATCTCGAACAGAAGTTGATCCAGCCTGAGGGTGGTCAGGCCGTCGCCGACGATGGCCCGTCAGCCAAGGCAGTCGAGTTGATTGCCCAGATTACCGCCGCCAATCAGAAGCTAAAGCAGCGATTGGAATCGGCCGAGGCAACGTTGAAGACGCAATCGCAAGAACTGGAAGACACCCTGTCGGAAGCCCGGACCGATCCTCTCACACAACTGCTCAACCGCCGTGCTTTCGACGAAGAACGAGAACGCCGCTGGGCACTCTGGCAGCGCAAGCAGCAACCGTTCAGCCTGATGATTCTTGACATCGACCATTTCAAACGTGTCAACGATACCTACGGGCACGATGCGGGTGACATGGTACTACGTGAAGTTGCCGCTCGCCTGAACAGTGTCATGCGAAAGACCGACTACCTGGCTCGGATCGGCGGCGAAGAGTTGGCCATCCTGGTTCCTGAATCGGATTGGGCTTCGGTTTCGACGGTCGCGAAGAAGGTCCTAAACGTGGTGCGTTCGTTGCCGGTGCAATACGGCGAAACGTCGATCGACATCACGATCAGTTGCGGGCTGATGCCGGTTATCCATGTCGAAGCGCTCGATACGCTAACTAAGGGAGCCGACGAAGCGTTATACGCCGCTAAGGCAGCCGGCCGCAATTGTGGCTTCCTGAACAATGGCGAAACGCTGATTCCGATCGAAGGGCAATCTTCGCTGTCCTCTCAAGACGAGCAATCATCCGCGAGTAATCCGTCACGCACTTCGGAAGACGAGTCAGAACCGACAGCTCGAATTCAGATCAGCGAACTTGATTCGGCGGCCAATGAACTCAAAAATCGACTGTTTCAGATTTCTCAAAGCATTATGCCGTAA